The sequence GTGAAATTCCTTTGCTGCCCATGCCATTGAAAATGCCCAAGGCAGGATATTGCGGATGCAGCCCCACAAAAGGGCGGCGGGGACGTGTCGCTGGGCGTATGCCGGCTTTCTGCCCTGTGATTTGAAAGGATACAGTAAGCAGATTTTGCGTCTTTTGACATAGCTCTTCGCGTGCTTGTGCGGTAGGTATTTCATCCAGAGGGTTCCATTGATAGGTAGCTGCTACGCGGGCGTGCCCTTCTTTGGCAGCAGGAATCACCGACACCCCTTGGTTGATGATGAAAGGTAGGGGTTCGGCTAAGGCGATGTCCAAAATTTCGCCTTTCACGCAATTGAAAGGCAGCTTTTGGAAGAAAGGATTGAACCGTCCGTGTGCTCCTTCGCAAAAGATAAGGTAGCGCGCTCGGTACTGCCCATAACGCACCCCTTGCCCTTCAGCTAAGATTTCCAAGCGGCTATAATCGAACACCTCGTCGCGCAGCGCTTCCCTTTGGCGCAGATAGTCGGCATAACGGTCAAGCAATAAATTGGTATCTACGTAGCCAGCGTGCAGGGTCTCGAGCCCACCGTAAGGCGCCGGCGTATAACGACGGTAAAAAGTATCATCCGTATCGGTGCGCAGCCACGTTTCCAGAGTCGTGCTGCGTGCCATCCAGTCGTTTTGTTCCTGCACGCTGCGGTAGGGACGGTAAATCACCGTAGGATAGAAGAAGCGCATGCCTAAGGTTTTTTCCATTTCCGGATAAAAACGCTGTAAAAAAGGAAATAGCTCTTCTGCTAGCCATGTTTTTTTGAGTTGTTTGCCCGTAATAGGATTGAACAAACCTGCCGCTACTCGTGTGGCAGCCGAATGCCGGGGGCTTGCTATGACCAACACGCGTTTGCCTTTTTGGAGGAGTGTGTAAGAAAGTACCGTGCCTGCAATCCCTTGCCCTACAATCAGAAAGTCGTATGCATTTGCCATAAAGCGCTGCTTTTTCGAAGGTGAAGTTACAAATTTTACTTTCTTGTCTTATATTCAAGCAAAGCATGGATTCGTGATGAAACAAATAGCTGCTATTGATAACTGCCTTGACAAGGCACTGGTTAAAAAACTTTTGGAGAAACAAGCCCAACAAAAAGCCAAAGGGGATGAGGTGATTTTCTTGCTGCCTACCAAGCGCGCCGTGATTGAAATGAAAAAAATAGCAGGCGACGACATAGAAGCCTATGCATGGGAAGATTTTATGTTGCAACAAGCCGCCAAAAAGTTGGGCGTAAAAACCACACAGGCAGGCGGTGTGCCGGGACCTGCCCCAGAGCCGCAACTGCTCATTTTGCTGTATAGTTGTCTAAAAAATCAGCTGAAAGAGCAGGTGTCTGAACTATGGCATGACGAGGAGGAAAAGACACAGGCAACCGAAGAAGAAGCGCAGCAAGAAGTGCAACAGGTTTTGAACGAGCGTATTGCGGCTTTCCTTGCGCTTCTCTTGAAAGACCTCATCGCACTCGACGAAGCCCTGATGGATGTCCATTCCGTCTTGGACAATCTGAAAGATATTAAAAACCTCGAATATTTGTCGCTTGCATGGAACGACCCCGCCAAGTTGAAAGAGGCGCCCCCTTCGGTGCGGCGGCAAGTACTGCTCTATCGTAGCTTGCCTGAGGTATATGAACAATTTCGCAAGCAGTGTGAAGCAAGAAAAATCGCCCATAAAGGGCAGCTGTGGCGTGCATGGGCAGAAAATGCCTTGGAATGGTTCGAGGCTGCCCCCGGCGATTACTGGATAGTAGCCGGCTTGAGTGAATTGAGCCGCGCAGAAATAGAGGTGTTGAGAAAGCTGCAAAAAGCCCAAAAATTGCAGATATACTGGGAGTCGGACGTCTATTATCACGAGCCCGAGCCAGAAAGAAAACTACCTGCCTACAAAGATTGGCATCCGATTGGTGAGCGTCTGAGGCACTTCTGCAACAGCACCGGCGCCGGTGAAGAAGCTCTCATCCTCGGCAACAGCTTGGCACAAGGTACCAAAGACTTTTACTTTGTGTCTGTGCCTATGGCTTCTATGCAAGCCCATTTGGTGTGCAATTGTTTGCGGGGAAAAGATGAAATTGCCCACGCCTTGGGCTTGGACCCTTCCCTGACAACGGGCATTGTGTTGGTCGATACCTATTTACTGCCTGTTTTTGCCAGAGCTTTGGCACAAGAAAATCCTTCGATATCGATGGGGATAGCCCTTACCAGTACCCCCGCCTACCAGCTTATGCAGGCGATATTTCAGCTGCATTTCAACGAGCAGTGGCGAGTACACAAAATAGAAATGCAAAAGCAAACCGACGAAAGCCAGCAGCCACTGAGCAGCCAAGCGTCGTCAGCAGTGTCAGACATCGGAGCAGAAGAGATGAACGCCAAAGAACCAAAAGAGCGCCGTGTGCTCTGCTATTACTATGCCGACGTCAGCGCTGTGCTCACGCATCCCTACATATACAGCCTTTTGAATACACGCCTCGCAACCGAAGGGGTAAGCACTCATGTTCATGCGCAAGACCTCATACAGCTGTTTTTGAAACAAATGACAGCCGCGCGCCATGCCTATATCAGCAAAACCGAGCTGACGAGGTTTGCAGAGGCAGCCATTGAAGCTGTCAAGGCAAATAAACAACAGCTGTCTGACGCAGAGTGCGAAAAAACAAAAGACATATTTACTACGCTTATCAACGAATTGTTCGACTATTGGAAACAAGGCACAGGCACCGAACGGGCACTGCAAATGCTCAAGTCGCTGACAACACAGCTGCTTGAGGTGATGAAACAGGAGGAAAGCACCTTGGCTCAATTGAATGCAAGCCACCTCGAAGAAATACAAAAGATATTGGAAGAAATGGAATACCTTCTCGAAGAGGTACCTGAAGATACGGTAGCCGTCTCGCTGGGCTTCTTCCGTGGTTTGTTTCAACAAATGACTTATGACCGTTTCATTTATTCCGATATTTCGCCCGATAGCAACACCAAAATCCATTTGCTGGGCTTATCTGAATCTCGCCTGCTCAGTTTCGACCAGTTGATATTTGTAACTGCCAATGAAGGTTACCTGCCGGCAGAGACAAAATTCCATTCTCTGCTGCCTTATAGTTTTCATGCAAGCAGCGCTTTGCCCCTTCCCGAAGAGCAAATCCTTAAAACTACACAAGATACCTATCGCTTGCTGCACCATGCGCGCAAAGTGGTTATGATATATGTAGATGACGAAAACTATGAACCCAGCCGCTACCTCTATCAGATAGAAGACGAACTGCAGGTCTATAACAAGAATATTCAGTTGACCAAAATAAGAGTTGCGCCACCTGTTGCCAAGGCAAAGCCTGAAGAACAGCTAATCATCGAGAAGCATGAGGCTATCATCCACAGCATCAAAAACTACCTCGAAAACAAGGGGCTTTCGCCTACAGCGCTCGATGCTTATTTGTCTTGCAATCTTCGTTTTTACTTTTCTTATGTTTTAGGTTTTCGCAGGGAAGAGGAAATAAACGATGAGCTGGAAGACAACGAATTCGGAACGGTATTGCACGCTGTGCTTGAGCGCATTTTTGGCTACTACAAAGGCAAAGAAGTAACTCAGGCAGAGCTGCACAAATGGCTAAGCCCGACAATAGAAGACGAGTCAGAAGGTGGTAAAGGAAAGCCTATCATCGCCAGCTTCGTTGAAGAGGAACTACACAAAAGAGGGCAAAACAACGAAGGCAGTGGCTTATTGGCAAAGGTGGCACTGGAAGCTTTGATTGAGCGTTTCTTGAAACTGCAAATACAGGAGATGAACAACCAACAGTGGAAGATAGAGGCGCTGGAAGTAAGCATGGAGAATGAAAATAGCATTGTGTTGCCGGTAGATGTACCGGGTGTGGGGCATGTAAAGGCGCGCATCAAGGGAACCATAGACCGAGTGGACAAGCGCACCGACCTTCTCACCAAAGAAGATGCTTACTACGTGATAGATTACAAGTCAGGACAGGTAAAAGCTGAGAAGTTAGAAATTCCCAAGAACAAGCCATTGTCATTAAGAGATATTTTTTCCTATCAAGAGGAAAAGTCAAACATTGACTACTCTAAAATCCGTCAACTACTCATCTATACCTATCTTTACCTTCATCACTTGCGCAACCACGAGGGGAGGGAAGAACTACCTGCACGAGTATATGCCGGTATTTACTCATTCCGAAATATGACAGAAGGACTGCTGCTGCTGAAAAAGCAATCTGTCTGGGATATACAGCAAGAAGAAAAAGAGCTCAAAGAGTCTCTTGAGGCAGTAGTTAAAGACATGTTGGATACGAGTAAAAAAATTAAGAAAGTAGAGGACGAGCGTCATTGCAAATACTGCGACTACAAGGTAATCTGTCAAAGAAAGATAAAAGAAAGCAGTTATTAGCCGTTGTCATGTTTGGTCTTTGTTCTTATTTTGCAAAGTGTTAAGATGAGTGCAAAATGGACATGAAAGAAAAAGAAGGGGCTCAATTGCCCGTTGAGAAGCTGTCTGGAGGGGCAGATACCGTAGCAGAGAATGCCCATGTAGAAAATGTGGAGCCCTTCATGGAAGAGGACCCTTGGTTGGAAAAAGAAGCATCAAACACACATGCAACCGGAATCGGCGATGAACCTTCGGAGCCCGTGCCCGGTTTTCCGCCTATGGAGGTACCGGAGCAATCCCCCTTGCCTGCCACCGACGAATACAAACAAGGTTTTTGGATAGGCTATTTGCAGCTCGACAAGCAGAACTACGAGGGGTGGTTTACTGAGCAGATGCGCATCGCCGCCCTTGAAAAAGAGCAAGAACAACTGCAGCAACGCCTACAACAACTGCAGCAACAGCTGCCACAAGCCAAAGAGGCTTGCCTGAAGCTGCAAACAGAAATAAACGGAATAAAACACCGGCTGGAGTACGAGCAAAAGCAGTTTGAGCGCCGTAAGCAAGCCTATGAGCGTGTGTGCGAAGAAGAAGAAGAGTATCTGAAGGAACGGGCAAGCTTACGCCATAGATATTCTTTACTTGCTGGCATCCTGTTTTTTATTGCCGGTTTCATATTCATTGCCGGCGACCTCATCATTTCGCACGAGATTGTAGCCTATGCGCTCAACATCAAAAACAGTCTGGAAGCATGGAGCTTTGCTGTAGGCTTGGCTATGGTTTCTGTGCTGTTGAAGCCCGCCTACGACCGCTTGATTGAAATCCCCTACAACCAAAGCAAAAGCAAAAGCGCCAAAACCATTTATGTAGTATTCAAACTGTTGATGGTAGCTTTTACGGTGGTTACCCTGCTTGTATTGGGCTTCTTTCGTTACGAAGCCTACAAAACCGACCGCCTAAAACAAAGTTTAGCACAGCGCATCCTGCAACTGCAAGCCTCGGATGAGTTGACACCCGAGCAGCTGCAAGCGCTCGACGCCTTGTCGGCACAAGCCGGCGAGCTGGACAACCGGCTGGTAAACAGCGAAATGGGGCTTTTGTCTTTCGTCTTCTCGGGAGTACTTTTTGCTATTGCCGCTGCGGTGTGTTTAGGTATTAGCTTCCCGGTCTTGGTAGGTTATGCACGCCTTTGGTTTCAGATTCCATGGCGTTTGAAAAAGTTGCAAAAAGCCAAACAAGAAAAGCAGGCAGTAGTAGAGCAGATGGAACAGACCGTGAGCCAAACCCGTTCTCAGTTGGATGCTTTGCAGCAACAGCTACAAATGACTGACCGCCCCGAACAACTGTTAAAGGAAATCAAGGATATAGAAGGGCGTTTGGCGCTTATCGAAGAAGAACTACACCGCCACCGCCTCGAAGAGCGCATCTATCGTTTGGGGCATGGCTATGAGCAGGGGCAGGTGTCGTTGAAGCAAGATAATCAGCGTGTTCAATTCAAAATAAACCACCTGCATAAGCAAATCGCTGAGCTGGAAGATAAAATAAAACAGCGCGAGCAGGAGCTACGCAATACCCAAGCGCTTTTGCGTCAGTGGGAGCAAAAAGAGCAAGCATGGGAAGCAGCCGACCGGCAACACCAGGAGGAAAGCGAGGCTCTCAAAGCACGTATCAAGCAGTTGGAAACCGCGCTGTTTGCTATGGAAGAAAAAAAGCAAATCTTGGAAGCTTCTCTTACAACACGTGAGGAAACAATCTACAGGCTGGAAGAGCAACTGAACAGTATGCGAAAAGAGTTGCGCTATGCCCATGCCGTTGCCGAGAAGGCAAGAGAAGACGCAGAACGCCTGCAAAACGGACAGCAGCCCCAAACACCTAAAAAACCAAGCCAGCGCAGCCGTAAAAACAAACTGCAAACACAGGTTACACAAGAACCGCCGGCAGCACAACAAGAAACGAAAGAAGTCCCGGAAAAGAAAACAACTCGCAAACGCCGGAACATTAAAAAAACACCCAATACAGCAGAGCAGAACCCGGACTTGACTAACGAAGAAACCAATTAGAAAAACAAACTGCATTTATGAGGAATCTTTGCGATGCTTATATCTTTGGCGTGTTGTTGTACTTGCTTGCGGCTTGTGGCGGTGCGCAAGCCCCGCAAACCCCCCCTTCGCCGCCACCAGTGAACTATACCCTGGTGTTTATCGATAAGACTGTATCGGTCAATACCGACGACGACTTCGTGAAAAATAAGTATGAAAAAGCATTGGAGTTGCTGGTTCGTCGCGGCATACAGAAGCAGGGCGACAAGATAGATGTCTATTTCCTGCATGAAAATACCATCCGTGGGAAAGTCTTTTCTTACACCTGCCGGACAGCCATGCCCGATACCACCACTATGAACCCCACCGACGCTGCAATGGCAAAGACCAACTACCACCTTCTGTTGCGTAAGGAGCAAGATAAAGTACTGAAGCGCTGCTTAGAAGCCTTGGCTACGCCCAACGAGAATTACAGCAAGTTATACACCGATTTGTGGACAAGCCTGCATATCATAGACAAGCGGCGTGCGCGCCTGCCACACGATGCCCGCGTGCGCGTCTGTTATTTAAGCGATATGGTGGAAAGCATGCCGGGGAATGGGCGTCGCGACTTCTTCAAAAAGCCACCGTACTCACAAATGCAAGCCATTCAGTATGCAAAAGAGGACTTGCAGCACTTTGCCGATTTAGACCTCTCTGGTGTAGAAGTGTACTATGTACTTCCCTTTTCACCTACTACATCGGCTACACAAAGCAACCCATGGATGATAGCCTACTGGGAGACCATCTTTCAGGGCTTGGATGTAGAGGAATTTGCCGAACTGGAAGAAGAAGCGCAGCTGCCGTAATCAAAAATGATTTTGCACTATTCCCACAGCGGATAAAGCTTGAGCTTGGCATGCTCGCCAAAGAAAATGTCGGTCATCTCTTCGAAGGCAGGCGTATAGTCCGATACAAAAAATTGCGCTTCTCCGCTCAAAGCCCCTGTTTTCTCCAGACCGAAGCTGGCGAGCTTCTGCTTTACGGTCTTGGCTACGATTTCCGAAGAGTCCAAGATGGCTACTTTGTTTTCAAAATAGTTGCTTATCATCTCTTTGATGAGCGGATAATGCGTGCATCCTAAGATGAGGGCTTCGATGTCTTCAAAAGCAGCTTTTTGTAGATAATCGCCAATGACTTGTGCCATGATGGGGTGCCCTGCGTAGCCTTCTTCTATCATGGGTGCCAACAGCGGGGTTGCCATAGCCTGCAGTTGAATGCCTTTGCGCAGGTCGTCTATTTTCTTTTTGTACACGTTGGAGCGCACCGTCTGTTTGGTGCCTATGAGCCCTACTTTTTTTCCTGCATAATGCGTTGCCACATACTCTACCATGGGGTCAATCACGTTGATTACCAATGCCCGATTGCCCACATATTCGCGAAGGAGTTTATATGCTGCCGAAGAAGCCGAATTGCAGGCAATTACTATGGCTTTGCACTCTTGACTCAACAAAAAGTTGACTATTTTGATGGAATATGCTTGAATGGCTTCGGTGGACTTGTCCCCATAGGGCATATGCGCAGTGTCGCCGAAGTAAATAATATCTTCTTGGGGCAGCAGGCGACGGATGGCACGGGTAACCGTTAAACCGCCAATGCCGCTGTCAAAAATGCCAATGGGTGCGTTTGCTTGCATGTAGATTTAAGCTTACCTTTATGCTAATAAAATAACAGGACGTAAACTAAGCAAAAATATGTTAAAAAACGCATGGGCTGTGTGTTTGTTCATAAGCACTTTGTGCGGGGGGCATGTTGCTGCCCAAAAAATGCCCGCCGATACCATATGGCGCAAATACAGTAAAGACAGTGTAGTTTGCGAGTTTTATGCCGGTGAACCTTTTCGTATCCCAAAACAAGAATTTTATCTCACTTTCGACGTAGGCGCAATCGCTTGGACAGGCGCTTCGCTTCCTGCCGACTTCTCAATTAAGCCGCTCAATTCGGGCTTTTATGCCCTAGGCTGGCATAGCCGTTGGCGCTTGGGCGGCGAAGAGGCTCATCATATGGTTTCACTGGGCATAGAAGCGGCTTGGTACAATCATGTCTTTGAGAAAGACCTGCGCATGGAAGTGCAAAACGAAACGCTGCTCATGCAGCCCTTGGGTTTGCCTCTGAAACGCAGCAAGTTTACCATGTTTCAAGGAAGCCTTCCTTTCAGTTATCAGTGGCATGGTATAGACAAAAACAATAACCGCCGGGGATGGAATTTTTCTGTGGGGGGCTTCGTAGGCTATGGGCTTGCCGACTACACCAAAGTAGTATATGAAGACACCAACGGTTACAAACGGAAAGAGAAGCGTACGGGCGAATATTTTACCAAGGCGTTGCGTTATGGAGTG comes from Thermonema lapsum and encodes:
- the murI gene encoding glutamate racemase, whose translation is MQANAPIGIFDSGIGGLTVTRAIRRLLPQEDIIYFGDTAHMPYGDKSTEAIQAYSIKIVNFLLSQECKAIVIACNSASSAAYKLLREYVGNRALVINVIDPMVEYVATHYAGKKVGLIGTKQTVRSNVYKKKIDDLRKGIQLQAMATPLLAPMIEEGYAGHPIMAQVIGDYLQKAAFEDIEALILGCTHYPLIKEMISNYFENKVAILDSSEIVAKTVKQKLASFGLEKTGALSGEAQFFVSDYTPAFEEMTDIFFGEHAKLKLYPLWE
- a CDS encoding PD-(D/E)XK nuclease family protein, which encodes MKQIAAIDNCLDKALVKKLLEKQAQQKAKGDEVIFLLPTKRAVIEMKKIAGDDIEAYAWEDFMLQQAAKKLGVKTTQAGGVPGPAPEPQLLILLYSCLKNQLKEQVSELWHDEEEKTQATEEEAQQEVQQVLNERIAAFLALLLKDLIALDEALMDVHSVLDNLKDIKNLEYLSLAWNDPAKLKEAPPSVRRQVLLYRSLPEVYEQFRKQCEARKIAHKGQLWRAWAENALEWFEAAPGDYWIVAGLSELSRAEIEVLRKLQKAQKLQIYWESDVYYHEPEPERKLPAYKDWHPIGERLRHFCNSTGAGEEALILGNSLAQGTKDFYFVSVPMASMQAHLVCNCLRGKDEIAHALGLDPSLTTGIVLVDTYLLPVFARALAQENPSISMGIALTSTPAYQLMQAIFQLHFNEQWRVHKIEMQKQTDESQQPLSSQASSAVSDIGAEEMNAKEPKERRVLCYYYADVSAVLTHPYIYSLLNTRLATEGVSTHVHAQDLIQLFLKQMTAARHAYISKTELTRFAEAAIEAVKANKQQLSDAECEKTKDIFTTLINELFDYWKQGTGTERALQMLKSLTTQLLEVMKQEESTLAQLNASHLEEIQKILEEMEYLLEEVPEDTVAVSLGFFRGLFQQMTYDRFIYSDISPDSNTKIHLLGLSESRLLSFDQLIFVTANEGYLPAETKFHSLLPYSFHASSALPLPEEQILKTTQDTYRLLHHARKVVMIYVDDENYEPSRYLYQIEDELQVYNKNIQLTKIRVAPPVAKAKPEEQLIIEKHEAIIHSIKNYLENKGLSPTALDAYLSCNLRFYFSYVLGFRREEEINDELEDNEFGTVLHAVLERIFGYYKGKEVTQAELHKWLSPTIEDESEGGKGKPIIASFVEEELHKRGQNNEGSGLLAKVALEALIERFLKLQIQEMNNQQWKIEALEVSMENENSIVLPVDVPGVGHVKARIKGTIDRVDKRTDLLTKEDAYYVIDYKSGQVKAEKLEIPKNKPLSLRDIFSYQEEKSNIDYSKIRQLLIYTYLYLHHLRNHEGREELPARVYAGIYSFRNMTEGLLLLKKQSVWDIQQEEKELKESLEAVVKDMLDTSKKIKKVEDERHCKYCDYKVICQRKIKESSY
- a CDS encoding NAD(P)/FAD-dependent oxidoreductase; amino-acid sequence: MANAYDFLIVGQGIAGTVLSYTLLQKGKRVLVIASPRHSAATRVAAGLFNPITGKQLKKTWLAEELFPFLQRFYPEMEKTLGMRFFYPTVIYRPYRSVQEQNDWMARSTTLETWLRTDTDDTFYRRYTPAPYGGLETLHAGYVDTNLLLDRYADYLRQREALRDEVFDYSRLEILAEGQGVRYGQYRARYLIFCEGAHGRFNPFFQKLPFNCVKGEILDIALAEPLPFIINQGVSVIPAAKEGHARVAATYQWNPLDEIPTAQAREELCQKTQNLLTVSFQITGQKAGIRPATRPRRPFVGLHPQYPALGIFNGMGSKGISLAPFFAQKFYEYIENRKPLHEEVNISKYFSKQ
- a CDS encoding coiled-coil domain-containing protein, which codes for MKEKEGAQLPVEKLSGGADTVAENAHVENVEPFMEEDPWLEKEASNTHATGIGDEPSEPVPGFPPMEVPEQSPLPATDEYKQGFWIGYLQLDKQNYEGWFTEQMRIAALEKEQEQLQQRLQQLQQQLPQAKEACLKLQTEINGIKHRLEYEQKQFERRKQAYERVCEEEEEYLKERASLRHRYSLLAGILFFIAGFIFIAGDLIISHEIVAYALNIKNSLEAWSFAVGLAMVSVLLKPAYDRLIEIPYNQSKSKSAKTIYVVFKLLMVAFTVVTLLVLGFFRYEAYKTDRLKQSLAQRILQLQASDELTPEQLQALDALSAQAGELDNRLVNSEMGLLSFVFSGVLFAIAAAVCLGISFPVLVGYARLWFQIPWRLKKLQKAKQEKQAVVEQMEQTVSQTRSQLDALQQQLQMTDRPEQLLKEIKDIEGRLALIEEELHRHRLEERIYRLGHGYEQGQVSLKQDNQRVQFKINHLHKQIAELEDKIKQREQELRNTQALLRQWEQKEQAWEAADRQHQEESEALKARIKQLETALFAMEEKKQILEASLTTREETIYRLEEQLNSMRKELRYAHAVAEKAREDAERLQNGQQPQTPKKPSQRSRKNKLQTQVTQEPPAAQQETKEVPEKKTTRKRRNIKKTPNTAEQNPDLTNEETN